A single region of the Pseudothermotoga sp. genome encodes:
- a CDS encoding pyridoxal phosphate-dependent aminotransferase, with protein MKISQRAVEAPASPIRRLIPYAEEAAKRGKKIYYLNIGQPDIPTPPVYFEYAEKYKPSVVAYTHSAGLLELREAFVHYYSKFGIFINPSQIIVTNGGSEAVIFAMSVVADPGDEIIVLEPFYANYAGFAHQLGIKLVPVRTYPEDGYSVPKKEKFLEVIGPKTKAVIFSNPCNPTGSVYDEDQLRIIVDVAIEKDLFIISDEVYREFVFDGYKAISMLTFEEVANRTILVDSVSKRYSACGARIGTFVTKNRELYSAALKFAQARLCPSMTSQYATIGLLTIDDSYIERMRIEYQARRDVVYEELLKVEGAVFKKPHGAFYIAAKLPIDNTENFVKFMLSNFEVDGKTTMVAPLDGFYITPGAGVDEMRVAYVLDCDKLRDAMKILALGIRAYREKI; from the coding sequence ATGAAAATATCACAGCGTGCTGTTGAAGCACCAGCGAGTCCAATAAGGAGGCTCATACCGTATGCTGAAGAAGCAGCGAAGAGAGGAAAGAAAATCTACTATCTGAACATAGGACAGCCCGACATACCGACACCGCCTGTGTATTTTGAGTACGCTGAGAAATATAAACCTTCGGTGGTGGCGTACACTCATTCAGCAGGTTTGCTCGAGTTGAGGGAGGCGTTCGTACACTATTACAGTAAATTTGGAATATTCATAAATCCCTCACAAATCATAGTCACGAATGGTGGAAGCGAAGCTGTGATTTTTGCGATGTCTGTTGTGGCTGATCCTGGGGACGAGATAATTGTCTTGGAACCATTCTACGCGAATTACGCAGGCTTTGCACACCAACTCGGGATTAAACTCGTTCCAGTTCGCACCTATCCAGAGGATGGTTATTCAGTACCAAAGAAGGAAAAGTTTCTTGAAGTGATTGGGCCGAAAACTAAAGCGGTGATTTTTTCAAACCCTTGTAATCCAACTGGTTCGGTGTACGATGAAGATCAACTCAGAATCATAGTGGACGTAGCGATCGAGAAAGATCTTTTTATCATTTCCGATGAAGTTTACCGAGAATTCGTATTTGATGGTTACAAAGCGATCTCTATGTTGACTTTTGAAGAAGTAGCTAACAGAACCATATTGGTGGATAGTGTTTCGAAGAGATACAGTGCCTGCGGGGCAAGGATAGGAACTTTTGTCACCAAGAACAGAGAATTGTATTCAGCCGCCTTGAAATTTGCACAAGCGCGGTTGTGCCCATCCATGACCTCGCAGTATGCCACGATTGGTTTGTTGACAATCGATGATAGTTACATTGAACGAATGAGGATTGAATACCAAGCGAGGCGTGATGTCGTTTATGAGGAACTGTTGAAGGTGGAAGGGGCTGTTTTCAAAAAACCCCACGGAGCTTTTTACATAGCAGCGAAGCTTCCCATTGATAACACAGAAAACTTTGTGAAATTCATGCTCAGCAACTTTGAAGTCGATGGCAAGACAACAATGGTTGCTCCCCTCGATGGCTTTTACATCACACCAGGTGCTGGTGTTGATGAGATGAGAGTAGCTTATGTTTTAGATTGTGATAAACTGAGAGATGCTATGAAGATCTTGGCTTTAGGAATAAGAGCATACAGGGAGAAGATATGA